A region from the Aphis gossypii isolate Hap1 chromosome 1, ASM2018417v2, whole genome shotgun sequence genome encodes:
- the LOC114130902 gene encoding LOW QUALITY PROTEIN: phosphatidylinositol N-acetylglucosaminyltransferase subunit C (The sequence of the model RefSeq protein was modified relative to this genomic sequence to represent the inferred CDS: inserted 1 base in 1 codon) gives MFLFNCRPLMSCMTDVTKSTYLSSGKNNGIVKSSQYSTKVKHQNGTICNGHLKLKPWKKNLYSNEGYPDNYTDKSFLEELRKNLHVRKLTLLEAILGAGLITQRLCIVVIFALSFYALNCNLISPLLLLISTTSFSFIVYLLLYENCKTIPLWLMKSACAFVVSGYILSPVLKTLTETISTDTIYATTTVMMCVHLVFFDYGFXAVIVSTSLSLNAALFGSICLCSRLQTAFHVFVFITIAVQCFAVSPILLSPIKSSITMLLSFVTVTFVLCIRVSSLMSGLFILTVLFINLMCPYYFVKWHSFKDNIYGPWDEAIVQDIKIKDFHVD, from the exons ataatggTATTGTCAAGTCATCCCAGTATTCAACTAAAGTAAAACATCAAAATGGAACTATTTGTAATGGTCACCTAAAACTTAAACCATGGAAAAAGAACCTTTATTCCAACGAAGGTTATCCAGATAATTATACCGATAAGTCTTTCCTAGAAGAATTGAGAAAAAATCTTCATGTAAGAAAACTTACACTTCTAGAAGCAATCCTCGGAGCTGGTTTAATTACACAAAGATTATGCATAGTGGTAATTTTTGCATTATCTTTTTATGCTCTGAATTGCAATTTGATTTCTccactattattgttaatttccACTAcaagttttagttttattgtttacctTTTGCTTTATGAAAATTGCAAGACAATTCCATTATGGTTGATGAAGTCTGCGTGTGCATTTGTCGTATctggttatattttatcacctGTGTTGAAAACATTGACTGAAACCATAAGCACAGATACCATATATGCCACAACTACGGTTATGATGTGTGTACATCTTGTATTTTTTGACTATGGGT CTGCAGTTATAGTTTCAACATCGCTGTCATTAAATGCTGCTTTATTCGGTTCAATTTGTTTGTGCTCAAGACTACAAACAGCTTTCCACGTATTTGTGTTTATCACAATAGCAGTACAGTGTTTTGCTGTATCACCAATACTTCTATCGCCGATCAAATCTTCCATTACCATGTTATTGTCATTTGTAACTGTTAcgtttgtattatgtataagggTGTCATCATTAATGAGTGGACTATTTATCCTAACTGTTTTGTTCATTAATCTGATGTGCCCatactattttgttaaatggCATTCGTTCAAAGACAACATTTATGGACCATGGGATGAAGCTATTGTgcaagatattaaaataaaagattttcatGTAGACTGA